One window of the Vigna radiata var. radiata cultivar VC1973A chromosome 1, Vradiata_ver6, whole genome shotgun sequence genome contains the following:
- the LOC106765251 gene encoding transmembrane protein 18, with the protein MEELKSAMEEHMELMVDLVQKFSTDIRAGFIPAYDNFMGFFHAIDWKEPWIMGLAGFHVVLLLVVIISRKKTNFQMFLFLLTLAGVYLAEPLNRIMGKNWKSFSGQNYFDPSGLFMSVLWSGPLLIISMIILVNTLFSLCYLIVRWKRAELRHRARAARNKQE; encoded by the exons ATGGAGGAACTAAAATCTGCTATGGAGGAGCACATGGAGCTTATGGTAGATCTTGTTCAGAAGTTCTCAACAGATATTCGTGCTGGCTTTATCCCCGCTTATGATAACTTCATGGGTTTCTTCCATGCCATTGACTGGAAG GAACCATGGATAATGGGATTAGCAGGATTCCATGTTGTGTTGCTGCTTGTAGTTATCATCTCTAGAAAGAAGACGAACtttcaaatgtttttattcCTTTTGACAT TGGCTGGTGTATATCTTGCTGAGCCTCTGAACAGAATTATGGGTAAAAACTGGAAAAGCTTCTCTGGTCAGAACTACTTTGATCCCAGTGGGCTATTTATGTCAGTTCTTTGGTCTGGACCCCTTCTTATCATTTCTATGATAATCTTG GTCAATACACTCTTCTCCTTATGTTACTTGATTGTTAGGTGGAAAAGAGCTGAACTGAGACATCGTGCAAGGGCTGCTCGTAACAAACAAGAGTAG